In one Streptomyces sp. NBC_01241 genomic region, the following are encoded:
- a CDS encoding IS1182 family transposase, with product MSLEPRADHGVPELTARVVRAAFPKGTMAVRIREALGPLFEDEAFAEAFAVRGRPAVSPGALALVSVLQYAEGLTDRQAADQVRARMDWKFLLGLELDDPGFEASVLSLFRSRLIEHGLEQTTLELVLERLRGLDLLKAGGRQRTDSTHVLAAVRTLNRMEFVGETLRAALEALAVAAPAWLSGLVTPEWAERYGPRVDAYRFPKGEEVREQWSEQVGRDGFVLLDAVYAPAAPDWLREIEAVQVLRVSWVQQYHRDEKGVRWREGKDLPPVHHRLCSPYDTDARYGIKRGSGWTGYKAHLTETCEPDAPHVITQVATTDAVVADTEMTEPVHQTLAERELLPDVHVVDAGYTTAALFLSATERGMELLGPAPHDSSRQSREDQGFSRADFTIDWDNESATCPGGHQSFEWWEQKHHRNGTPVLKVFFSAEHCRPCPKQTACTKPPSGRRGRGITFLPRERHEALEAVRQAQETDN from the coding sequence ATGTCACTGGAGCCACGGGCTGATCATGGGGTGCCGGAGCTGACGGCCCGGGTGGTGCGGGCAGCGTTCCCGAAGGGGACGATGGCGGTGCGGATCCGGGAGGCGTTGGGCCCGCTGTTTGAGGACGAGGCGTTCGCAGAGGCGTTCGCCGTCCGGGGACGCCCGGCTGTCTCGCCGGGGGCGTTGGCTTTGGTGTCGGTGTTGCAGTACGCGGAGGGGCTGACCGATCGGCAGGCCGCTGACCAGGTGCGGGCCCGGATGGACTGGAAGTTTCTGCTCGGCCTGGAGCTGGACGATCCCGGGTTCGAAGCCTCCGTGCTGAGCCTATTCCGTTCCCGTCTCATCGAGCACGGACTGGAACAGACGACGCTGGAGCTGGTGCTGGAACGCCTGCGCGGGCTGGACCTGCTGAAGGCCGGTGGCCGGCAGCGGACCGATTCCACGCACGTGCTGGCGGCGGTGCGGACGCTGAACAGGATGGAGTTCGTCGGCGAGACGCTGCGGGCCGCACTGGAAGCGCTGGCGGTCGCCGCCCCGGCATGGCTGTCCGGCCTGGTCACACCCGAGTGGGCCGAGCGCTACGGGCCGCGCGTGGACGCCTACCGCTTCCCCAAGGGCGAAGAGGTCCGTGAACAGTGGTCTGAGCAGGTCGGACGGGACGGGTTCGTCCTGCTGGACGCGGTCTACGCCCCCGCGGCTCCGGACTGGCTGCGCGAGATCGAGGCGGTGCAGGTCCTGCGGGTCTCCTGGGTCCAGCAGTACCACCGCGACGAGAAGGGGGTGCGCTGGCGGGAGGGCAAGGATCTCCCGCCGGTTCATCACCGGTTGTGCTCGCCCTATGACACCGATGCCCGTTACGGGATCAAGCGCGGCTCGGGCTGGACCGGCTACAAGGCGCATCTGACCGAGACCTGCGAGCCGGATGCGCCGCACGTGATCACGCAGGTGGCCACCACCGATGCCGTGGTGGCCGACACGGAGATGACCGAACCGGTCCACCAAACGCTCGCAGAACGGGAGTTGCTGCCGGACGTGCATGTCGTGGATGCCGGCTACACCACTGCCGCCCTGTTCCTGTCCGCGACCGAGCGGGGTATGGAACTGCTCGGCCCGGCCCCGCACGACAGCAGCCGCCAGTCCCGAGAGGATCAGGGCTTCTCCCGCGCCGACTTCACCATCGACTGGGACAACGAGAGCGCCACCTGTCCAGGCGGGCACCAAAGTTTCGAGTGGTGGGAACAGAAACACCACCGCAACGGCACTCCGGTCCTCAAGGTGTTCTTCTCCGCCGAGCACTGCCGCCCCTGCCCGAAGCAGACGGCATGCACCAAGCCCCCGTCCGGCCGCCGGGGCAGGGGCATCACCTTCCTGCCCCGCGAACGGCACGAGGCCCTCGAAGCCGTCCGCCAGGCCCAGGAGACCGACAATTGA
- a CDS encoding ABC transporter ATP-binding protein — translation MAEDGGGPAVTGTRGRRRADQRQVLWRFRGYGLLYLGMLCLGLGLRICEMAADLAAPWPIAAVIDRVLGVASAHNPLAHLIGIFGAGKATMLATAAGAVILTAAVSGAFDYAGDRVMNGVGERMSVAIRADAYGHLQRLPMSYHDRQAVGESTSRIITDCARIKDSLVALFATLLPGMLSVGSFAIALLWLDWRFGLIGIGCIPLVYVIGAHNRRLGHQTARREREAEGRLAALVTETLHGIRTVHSFGRQDLHDHRFAAESESALQAGLATTRVQALRVPLLELATAGGIALLVWIGGSGVLNHWWSVGQLVVAVSYLNSMVSPIKSLSRLSVTFAQGQASGERILGILDEPRSPARSEAGLPVRAAGRIDFRCVSMAYGSRPALGALDLTVLPGERVALTGPNGAGKSTSLALIAGLYPPTLGSVAIDGRATTELPEPWLHRQVSVVLQDTYLFPGTLAENIRYARPDAGDADVAVAARAALVTDFAQHLPDGLATRVGDRGTGLSGGQRQRVGIARALLADAPIVLLDEPTSGLDADAELLVIGALRRLVASRTVVMTTHRPALLGMATRTVRLTATPPTSGGRNEVPCRTAVRVVGQGRGIGGTAPTSRSTNDLPEPRKPAGEPP, via the coding sequence GTGGCCGAGGACGGCGGCGGTCCGGCCGTGACGGGCACCCGGGGCAGACGGCGCGCGGACCAGCGGCAGGTTCTGTGGCGGTTCCGCGGCTACGGCCTGCTGTACCTAGGCATGCTCTGCCTCGGCCTGGGCCTGCGGATCTGCGAGATGGCCGCCGACCTCGCGGCGCCGTGGCCGATCGCCGCCGTGATCGACCGGGTTCTCGGCGTGGCCTCCGCACACAACCCGCTTGCCCACCTGATCGGCATCTTCGGCGCCGGAAAAGCGACGATGCTCGCCACCGCGGCCGGGGCGGTCATACTGACCGCCGCCGTCTCCGGCGCGTTCGACTACGCCGGCGACCGGGTGATGAACGGGGTCGGCGAACGAATGAGCGTGGCGATCCGCGCGGACGCCTACGGCCATCTGCAGCGGCTGCCGATGAGCTATCACGACCGGCAGGCCGTGGGCGAGTCGACCAGCCGGATCATCACCGACTGCGCCCGTATCAAGGACAGCCTGGTCGCCCTGTTCGCGACGCTCCTCCCCGGCATGCTCTCGGTCGGCAGCTTCGCCATCGCACTGCTGTGGCTGGACTGGCGGTTCGGCCTGATAGGCATCGGCTGTATCCCGCTCGTCTACGTGATCGGGGCGCACAACCGCAGGCTCGGCCACCAGACGGCACGCCGTGAACGCGAGGCCGAGGGCCGGCTTGCCGCACTGGTCACCGAAACCCTGCACGGCATTCGCACGGTGCACTCCTTCGGCCGCCAGGACCTGCACGACCACCGCTTCGCAGCGGAGAGCGAGAGCGCGCTGCAGGCAGGGCTGGCCACGACCCGGGTACAGGCGCTCCGGGTGCCGTTGCTGGAGCTGGCGACGGCGGGCGGCATCGCGCTGCTGGTGTGGATCGGCGGATCGGGGGTGCTGAATCACTGGTGGAGCGTCGGCCAGCTGGTGGTCGCGGTCAGCTACCTCAACAGCATGGTCTCGCCAATCAAGTCGCTCTCCCGTCTCTCCGTCACCTTCGCCCAGGGCCAGGCCTCCGGCGAGCGCATCCTGGGCATCCTCGACGAGCCGCGCAGCCCGGCGCGGAGCGAGGCCGGGCTGCCCGTTCGAGCGGCCGGCCGGATCGACTTCCGGTGCGTCTCGATGGCCTACGGGTCCCGGCCCGCGCTGGGCGCCCTGGACCTGACCGTCCTGCCCGGCGAACGGGTCGCGTTGACCGGCCCGAACGGCGCCGGCAAGTCCACCTCACTTGCTCTGATCGCGGGCCTGTATCCGCCCACCCTCGGTTCGGTGGCGATCGACGGCCGTGCGACCACCGAGCTCCCGGAGCCCTGGCTGCACCGGCAGGTCTCGGTCGTACTCCAGGACACCTACCTGTTCCCCGGCACCCTGGCCGAGAACATCCGCTACGCGCGACCGGACGCCGGCGACGCCGATGTGGCCGTGGCGGCCCGGGCCGCGCTCGTCACCGACTTCGCGCAGCACCTTCCGGACGGTCTCGCCACCCGGGTCGGTGACCGCGGGACCGGCCTGTCGGGTGGCCAGCGCCAGCGGGTGGGCATTGCCCGCGCGCTGCTCGCCGACGCGCCCATCGTCCTGCTGGACGAACCGACGTCCGGCCTGGACGCCGACGCCGAACTGCTGGTGATCGGTGCTCTGCGGCGGCTGGTCGCAAGCCGGACGGTGGTCATGACCACGCACCGCCCAGCACTGCTGGGCATGGCGACCCGCACGGTCCGGCTCACTGCGACGCCGCCCACGTCAGGAGGCCGGAACGAAGTCCCGTGCCGGACGGCCGTCCGCGTCGTCGGCCAGGGGCGCGGCATCGGTGGCACCGCCCCCACCAGTCGCTCCACCAACGACCTCCCCGAGCCGCGGAAACCGGCCGGGGAGCCCCCGTAG
- a CDS encoding ATP-binding protein — protein MPKRPADHGHQTPATTSQPRPALFAAPLALRSAARFTLPPPRLRRRAEAHVCDQLNHHESAAPARLPPRGCRREALLTLPAQEAHVSAARHFTADLLENWSIPQNERDSAVLIVDELAANAARYGHEYMTVQLAVDHHTLHIVVVDSGTATERPHHDVAPDEHGRGNGIVECLAQSTEVHQALDGREVHACLQCSA, from the coding sequence ATGCCGAAGCGCCCGGCGGACCACGGCCATCAGACTCCGGCGACAACGTCGCAGCCGCGACCCGCACTTTTCGCCGCTCCCCTCGCCCTGCGTTCCGCCGCCAGGTTCACCCTGCCGCCTCCGCGCCTCCGAAGAAGAGCAGAAGCCCATGTTTGCGACCAACTCAACCATCACGAGTCCGCTGCCCCCGCGAGGCTGCCCCCGCGAGGCTGCCGCCGCGAGGCGCTGCTCACCCTGCCGGCGCAGGAAGCACATGTCTCCGCCGCCCGTCACTTCACGGCGGACCTGTTGGAGAACTGGAGCATCCCCCAAAACGAGCGGGACTCCGCCGTCCTCATCGTCGACGAACTCGCCGCCAATGCCGCCCGGTACGGCCACGAGTACATGACGGTGCAGCTGGCCGTCGACCACCACACGCTGCACATCGTGGTCGTCGACTCCGGAACTGCCACAGAACGCCCCCACCATGACGTCGCCCCGGACGAGCACGGCCGCGGCAACGGCATCGTCGAGTGCCTCGCACAATCGACCGAGGTTCATCAAGCTCTGGACGGCCGCGAAGTCCACGCCTGCCTTCAGTGCTCGGCATGA
- the tnpA gene encoding IS200/IS605 family transposase has translation MSPRWNPHPDVRTGRHVVYNLHVHLVFVTKYRREAFTDAMLTRTEEIMREVCADFEAELKQFNGEQDHVHLLVHYPPKVQLSKLVNSLKGVSSRRLRQEYDSHVRRYLWGGHFWSGSYFAGSCGGAPLTVVKQYIENQQRPV, from the coding sequence ATGTCACCGCGCTGGAACCCTCATCCCGATGTCAGAACCGGTCGCCATGTTGTCTACAACCTGCATGTTCATTTGGTTTTTGTCACAAAGTACCGGCGTGAAGCGTTCACCGACGCCATGCTGACCCGCACCGAAGAGATCATGCGGGAGGTCTGCGCCGACTTCGAGGCCGAGCTGAAACAGTTCAACGGCGAACAGGACCACGTCCACCTGCTCGTGCACTACCCGCCGAAGGTCCAGCTCTCCAAACTGGTCAACTCGCTCAAGGGCGTCAGTTCCCGCAGGCTCCGCCAGGAGTACGACAGCCACGTCCGCCGGTACCTGTGGGGCGGACACTTCTGGTCCGGCTCCTACTTCGCAGGATCATGCGGCGGGGCACCCCTGACCGTCGTCAAGCAGTACATCGAAAACCAGCAGCGTCCCGTCTGA
- a CDS encoding cupredoxin domain-containing protein, translated as MTEMVPLPLGASPAVLKIKAGTTVTWTNKDTDAHTVTSSGSGGPVRSTPLTTGATFRHTFTRAGTYAYFCSIHPFMTATVEVTP; from the coding sequence ATGACCGAGATGGTTCCACTGCCCCTCGGGGCCTCCCCCGCCGTGCTGAAGATCAAGGCGGGTACGACGGTGACCTGGACCAACAAGGACACCGACGCCCACACCGTGACCAGCTCCGGATCGGGCGGGCCTGTGCGCTCGACACCGCTGACGACCGGCGCCACCTTCCGTCACACGTTCACCAGAGCCGGCACCTATGCCTACTTCTGCTCCATCCATCCCTTCATGACCGCGACCGTAGAGGTGACCCCATGA
- the ltrA gene encoding group II intron reverse transcriptase/maturase has translation MEPRDKLDTKAVKEAGMADAAPAVIAVVNGPEDDVTDWLSIDWQRVDDDVRRLRQRIFTASQAGDLKRVRNLQKLMLRSRANALHAVRRVTEVNAGRETAGVDGKVVLTAPGKAEVADWVQHRSESWTARPVRRVYVPKPDGRRRPLGIPVILDRCLQAVVLGALEPEWEARFEPRSYGFRPGRGCHDAIESIFLTCRGPNPGRPWVLDADLAAAFDRIDHDHLLRRLGTFPARELVAQWLRAGVVEDGRLTETGEGTPQGGVISPALMNVALHGMEEAAGVRYHASGIHAGSVMRKSPVLVRYADDLVAMCHSREQAEEVKQRLAAWLEPRGLAFNEDKTRIVRLTEGFCFLGFHVRLYRNRKLLIKPSKASVKRIRKRLAAEMWDLRGSNAEAVIRTLNPIIRGWSAYFRIGVSSRVFSSLDFYVWQLAYKWAKHEHANKPKDWIVHRYFGEFNPRRGDRWVFGDRGSGRFLTKFAWTKIVRHQLVKFGASPDDPALTEYWARRRRKDVIPLIDKADWHLLNRQNGRCPLCGALLLHADHPPSSPIAWEQWLRATRKAISLKAIVITGPGTPDAPPAQLLHAHCRQRLVTATGKGPSLLPAREP, from the coding sequence ATGGAACCGAGGGACAAGTTGGACACCAAGGCGGTGAAGGAGGCCGGGATGGCAGATGCCGCTCCGGCTGTGATCGCGGTGGTGAACGGACCCGAGGACGATGTCACCGACTGGCTGTCGATCGACTGGCAGCGGGTGGATGACGACGTACGGCGGCTGCGGCAGAGGATCTTCACGGCGTCACAGGCAGGGGACCTGAAGAGGGTCCGCAATTTGCAGAAGCTGATGCTCCGTTCCCGCGCCAACGCACTGCATGCGGTGCGGCGGGTGACGGAGGTCAACGCTGGCCGCGAGACGGCGGGCGTCGACGGCAAGGTGGTGCTGACCGCGCCCGGCAAGGCCGAGGTGGCCGACTGGGTGCAGCACCGCTCCGAGTCGTGGACGGCCCGGCCCGTCAGACGGGTGTATGTGCCGAAGCCCGACGGGCGTCGGCGTCCGCTCGGCATTCCCGTGATCTTGGACCGCTGTCTTCAGGCTGTGGTCCTTGGTGCTCTGGAGCCCGAGTGGGAGGCACGGTTCGAGCCGAGGTCCTACGGATTCAGGCCCGGCCGTGGCTGTCATGACGCGATCGAGTCCATCTTTCTGACCTGCCGGGGCCCCAACCCTGGTCGGCCATGGGTACTTGACGCGGACCTGGCGGCGGCATTCGACCGGATCGACCATGATCACTTGCTCCGGCGGCTCGGCACGTTTCCCGCGCGGGAACTGGTCGCGCAGTGGCTGCGGGCCGGTGTGGTCGAGGACGGTCGGCTCACCGAGACCGGGGAGGGAACTCCCCAGGGCGGTGTGATCAGCCCCGCGCTGATGAACGTGGCTCTGCACGGAATGGAGGAGGCCGCCGGGGTGCGGTATCACGCGAGCGGCATCCACGCCGGGAGCGTGATGCGCAAGAGCCCCGTGCTGGTGAGGTACGCAGACGATCTGGTGGCGATGTGCCACAGCCGTGAGCAGGCCGAGGAGGTCAAGCAGCGGCTCGCCGCCTGGCTGGAACCCAGAGGGCTCGCCTTCAACGAGGACAAGACGCGCATCGTGCGCCTCACCGAGGGCTTCTGCTTCCTGGGCTTCCACGTCCGGCTGTATCGCAACCGGAAACTGCTGATCAAACCCAGCAAGGCGTCCGTGAAACGGATCCGGAAACGGCTCGCCGCCGAGATGTGGGACCTGCGCGGGTCCAATGCCGAGGCGGTGATCAGGACCCTCAACCCGATCATCCGGGGCTGGTCCGCCTACTTCCGGATCGGGGTGTCCAGCAGGGTCTTCAGCTCGCTGGACTTCTACGTGTGGCAGCTCGCCTACAAGTGGGCCAAGCACGAACACGCGAACAAGCCAAAGGACTGGATCGTGCACCGCTACTTCGGAGAGTTCAACCCCCGCCGGGGTGACCGGTGGGTCTTCGGAGACCGCGGCAGCGGACGGTTCCTCACCAAGTTCGCGTGGACGAAGATCGTCCGGCACCAGCTCGTCAAGTTCGGGGCGTCTCCGGATGACCCGGCACTGACCGAGTACTGGGCCCGGCGGCGGCGCAAGGACGTGATCCCGCTGATCGACAAGGCCGACTGGCACCTGCTCAACCGCCAGAACGGCCGCTGTCCGCTCTGCGGGGCTCTTCTGCTGCACGCTGACCATCCGCCGTCCAGCCCCATCGCGTGGGAGCAGTGGCTGCGGGCGACCCGCAAAGCGATCAGCCTCAAGGCGATCGTCATCACCGGGCCGGGCACACCGGACGCCCCACCCGCCCAACTCCTGCACGCCCACTGCCGACAACGGCTTGTCACCGCCACCGGCAAGGGGCCCAGCCTTCTGCCCGCCCGTGAGCCATAG
- a CDS encoding metallophosphoesterase family protein has translation MTEPTHDSHGDGEHGMTRRQLMRHSAWFGGAVILTVTGGEVISHIPGSSDPTPAGSADLRFVQVSDSHIGFHGPPNMNVTGTFTAALNQVNSLGFRPDFVMHSGDLTHLSTPAQFDQVKQMLSQLRTDRIFTVPGEHDSIGDNGRAYRQAFAKNTLGDGWYSFDTHGVHFIALVNTLHLERLGHLGSDQIDFVRKDIAGLSSDTPIVVFSHIPLFAMYPKWGWGTDDAVKVLSMLRRFSSVTCLNGHVHQLFTKTEGNITFHSAAPTCYPFPKPGHGPGPIPQVLPAGRLKDALGIRTVNYRQGGHALAVKDEKLT, from the coding sequence ATGACCGAACCGACACACGACTCCCACGGCGACGGCGAGCACGGTATGACCCGCCGACAGCTCATGCGGCACTCCGCCTGGTTCGGTGGCGCCGTCATCCTGACAGTCACCGGGGGAGAGGTGATCAGCCACATCCCCGGTTCGTCGGACCCCACCCCGGCAGGCAGCGCAGACCTGCGGTTCGTGCAGGTCTCCGACAGCCACATCGGCTTCCATGGCCCGCCCAACATGAATGTCACCGGAACGTTCACCGCAGCGCTCAACCAGGTCAACTCACTCGGATTCCGCCCCGACTTCGTCATGCACAGCGGCGACCTGACACACCTTTCCACCCCCGCCCAGTTCGACCAGGTCAAGCAGATGCTGTCGCAGCTGCGCACCGACCGGATCTTCACCGTTCCGGGCGAACACGACTCGATCGGGGACAACGGACGCGCATATCGACAGGCTTTCGCCAAAAACACTCTCGGCGACGGCTGGTACAGCTTCGACACCCATGGTGTGCACTTCATCGCGCTGGTCAATACTCTGCACCTTGAGCGACTCGGCCACCTGGGCAGCGATCAGATCGACTTCGTCCGCAAGGACATCGCCGGCCTGTCATCGGACACCCCGATCGTCGTCTTCAGCCACATCCCGCTCTTCGCGATGTATCCGAAGTGGGGCTGGGGCACCGACGATGCGGTGAAGGTGCTGTCGATGCTGCGCCGTTTCTCCTCAGTCACGTGCCTCAACGGGCACGTCCACCAGCTGTTCACCAAGACCGAGGGAAACATCACCTTCCACTCGGCCGCCCCCACCTGCTACCCGTTTCCCAAACCCGGCCACGGCCCAGGCCCCATTCCACAGGTGCTGCCCGCCGGACGCCTCAAGGACGCACTCGGCATCCGCACCGTCAACTACCGGCAAGGCGGCCACGCACTGGCGGTCAAGGACGAGAAACTCACATGA
- a CDS encoding cupredoxin domain-containing protein, with protein MTIKNFAFSPAKLTVKAGTKVTWTNTDPDTHTVTSKQGSGGPLKSKGLATNDTYSYTFTKPGTYAYYCTIHPFMTATVEVTP; from the coding sequence GTGACGATCAAGAACTTTGCCTTCTCCCCGGCGAAACTGACGGTCAAGGCGGGCACGAAGGTGACCTGGACCAACACCGACCCCGACACGCACACCGTCACCAGCAAACAAGGATCGGGCGGGCCGCTGAAGTCGAAAGGCCTGGCCACCAACGACACCTACAGCTACACCTTCACCAAACCCGGCACCTACGCCTACTACTGCACCATCCACCCGTTCATGACCGCCACCGTGGAGGTGACCCCATGA
- a CDS encoding LuxR C-terminal-related transcriptional regulator, with product MDTYQSDVLRLLTQGLSDTDVAAASHVTEGTVKGHPIQVVVRLGAER from the coding sequence TTGGACACATACCAGTCCGATGTACTGCGGCTTCTCACCCAGGGGCTCTCCGACACCGACGTCGCCGCCGCGTCCCACGTGACCGAGGGCACCGTCAAAGGCCATCCAATCCAGGTAGTCGTCAGGCTCGGAGCGGAGCGCTGA
- a CDS encoding RNA-guided endonuclease InsQ/TnpB family protein, with translation MSQDTMVKRQFGHRARLALSPAEALRTDSQAHAARTLWNLLHAWWQMMPKEKRTLGHADAAVRQARKDIDFLAVLPAQAAQAVLKTYFLAWKNCWDGRADAPNFKGRFRTVMSVDVPQGRDLNIVRVHRRWGMANIPKVGRVRFRWTKDLPVGKRAGAENRITGARLVKDALGWHIAFRVQTLEVKPEPHQGPEVGIDVGVTVPIALSDGETYEHGEWLTEKEKARLLHLERRAAQRKRHRKPGERTSRRLHRTYDQIAGLRAKAKRRALDWQHQTTTAIARTYGTVVVEALTITNMVKSARGTIEEPGKNVAQKSGLNRSISKETWGRTVTMLTYKTARLGGTLHKVPAPGTSQRCSACGFTTPGNRESQAVFVCKNPDCGWSGNADHNAARNVLHLYRMGLALIPAAGRAVVRRAKRVKPAAAR, from the coding sequence GTGAGTCAAGACACCATGGTCAAGCGGCAGTTCGGGCATCGTGCCCGGCTTGCGCTGTCGCCTGCCGAGGCGTTGAGGACTGATAGCCAGGCGCACGCGGCCCGCACCCTGTGGAACCTGCTGCACGCCTGGTGGCAGATGATGCCGAAGGAAAAGCGGACTCTCGGACACGCGGATGCCGCCGTACGACAGGCCCGCAAGGACATCGACTTCCTTGCTGTCCTTCCCGCGCAGGCCGCGCAAGCAGTACTCAAGACGTACTTCCTGGCGTGGAAGAACTGCTGGGACGGCCGCGCCGACGCCCCGAACTTCAAGGGCCGGTTCCGCACGGTGATGTCCGTGGACGTCCCTCAGGGCCGGGACCTGAACATCGTGCGCGTGCACCGCCGCTGGGGCATGGCCAACATTCCCAAGGTGGGCCGGGTCCGCTTCCGGTGGACCAAAGACCTTCCGGTCGGCAAGCGTGCAGGCGCGGAGAACCGGATCACCGGGGCACGGCTGGTCAAGGACGCGCTCGGCTGGCACATCGCCTTCCGCGTCCAGACCTTGGAGGTCAAGCCCGAGCCCCACCAGGGGCCGGAAGTCGGCATCGACGTGGGCGTCACCGTGCCCATCGCCCTCTCAGACGGCGAGACGTACGAGCACGGCGAATGGCTGACGGAGAAGGAGAAGGCCAGGCTTCTGCACCTGGAGCGGCGCGCCGCGCAGCGCAAGCGGCACCGCAAGCCCGGCGAGCGCACCAGCCGCCGGCTGCACCGCACCTACGACCAGATCGCAGGACTCCGCGCGAAAGCCAAGCGCAGGGCCCTGGACTGGCAGCACCAGACGACCACCGCCATCGCCCGCACATACGGCACCGTCGTGGTCGAAGCACTCACCATCACGAACATGGTCAAATCCGCCAGAGGAACCATCGAGGAGCCAGGGAAGAACGTCGCCCAGAAGTCCGGGCTGAACCGCTCCATCAGCAAGGAGACATGGGGCCGCACGGTCACCATGCTGACGTACAAGACCGCCCGGCTCGGCGGCACCCTGCACAAGGTCCCCGCCCCCGGCACCTCCCAACGCTGCTCAGCGTGCGGCTTCACCACGCCCGGCAACCGGGAGAGCCAGGCCGTGTTCGTGTGCAAGAACCCCGACTGCGGCTGGTCGGGCAATGCCGACCACAACGCAGCCCGGAACGTCTTGCACCTGTACCGGATGGGCCTCGCGCTCATCCCGGCTGCCGGGAGGGCAGTCGTCAGACGTGCGAAGCGCGTCAAGCCCGCTGCCGCAAGGTAA
- a CDS encoding zf-HC2 domain-containing protein, giving the protein MNADCDAIRFSLGGYVLGTLSPAETEQVRAHLAECDECRAEHAELAGLPALLAKVSEAEVEAAGEAAPAASEELADRLVRRAAATAQPQPAAAAVPQRSRLDRLLQQAASRRRTVWRRQLAAVAAATTLIAAAASGGTWLATIASTSSQVAQPAATSPAPSRTLSASDPATGVSASVKVSPAAWGSALQVSAKGAPPGITCRLQAVGVTGATATAATWQAGRYPSGAMISGTVPMSPGTISHFDIYAGNGQKLLTIPA; this is encoded by the coding sequence ATGAATGCCGACTGTGACGCCATCCGGTTCTCCCTGGGCGGGTACGTGCTGGGCACGCTGTCCCCGGCGGAGACGGAGCAGGTACGCGCCCACCTTGCGGAATGCGACGAGTGCCGGGCCGAGCATGCCGAACTGGCGGGGTTGCCCGCACTGCTCGCCAAGGTCAGCGAGGCCGAGGTCGAGGCGGCGGGCGAGGCTGCGCCCGCAGCGAGCGAGGAACTGGCCGACCGGCTCGTACGGCGGGCCGCCGCGACCGCGCAGCCGCAGCCTGCAGCCGCTGCCGTACCGCAGCGAAGCCGGCTCGACCGGTTGCTCCAGCAGGCCGCGTCCCGGCGTCGTACCGTCTGGCGGAGGCAACTGGCTGCGGTCGCCGCGGCCACGACGCTCATCGCGGCGGCGGCGTCGGGCGGCACGTGGCTGGCTACCATCGCGTCCACGAGCAGCCAGGTGGCACAGCCCGCAGCGACGTCACCGGCCCCGTCCCGCACCTTGTCCGCAAGCGACCCCGCCACCGGCGTTTCCGCCTCGGTGAAGGTCTCGCCCGCTGCCTGGGGCAGCGCCCTGCAGGTCTCGGCCAAGGGAGCGCCCCCCGGAATCACGTGCAGGCTGCAAGCGGTCGGGGTCACGGGCGCCACGGCGACCGCCGCCACCTGGCAGGCGGGCAGGTACCCGAGTGGTGCCATGATTTCCGGGACGGTACCCATGTCCCCAGGAACGATCAGTCACTTCGACATCTACGCCGGCAACGGCCAGAAGCTCCTCACCATCCCGGCGTGA
- a CDS encoding sigma-70 family RNA polymerase sigma factor, with protein MPWSLPKRGPTSEPDRSGNRVSDTGTLSRADEELLRTLYAEHAGPLFHFVLRLTSGDWQWAEDVVQETLLRAWQHPAAFDPERGPARAWLCTVARHLVVDAHRARRARPTEVGGEALERVAERTPGEDEIEQALQSWAVADAIRTLSPEHRAVLLETYYRGRTMVEAAKVLDIPVGTAKSRTYYALKALRLALQERGIEP; from the coding sequence ATGCCGTGGAGTCTTCCGAAGCGCGGTCCAACGAGTGAACCGGACCGCTCCGGGAATCGTGTCTCTGATACGGGGACCCTTTCCCGCGCGGACGAGGAACTGCTCCGCACGCTGTACGCCGAGCATGCCGGGCCGCTGTTCCATTTCGTCCTGCGATTGACCTCAGGGGACTGGCAATGGGCCGAGGATGTCGTGCAGGAGACACTGCTGCGGGCCTGGCAGCACCCTGCGGCGTTCGATCCCGAACGCGGTCCCGCCCGGGCATGGCTGTGTACGGTTGCCCGGCATCTGGTCGTCGACGCCCACCGGGCCCGCCGGGCCAGGCCGACCGAGGTCGGTGGCGAGGCGCTGGAACGGGTCGCGGAGCGGACGCCCGGGGAAGACGAGATCGAGCAGGCGCTGCAGAGCTGGGCGGTGGCCGACGCCATCCGGACCCTGTCCCCGGAACACCGGGCCGTGCTGCTGGAGACGTACTACAGGGGCCGGACGATGGTCGAGGCCGCGAAGGTGCTCGACATTCCGGTAGGCACCGCGAAGTCGCGGACGTACTACGCCTTGAAGGCGCTGCGGCTGGCGCTGCAGGAACGGGGCATCGAGCCGTGA